In the genome of Notamacropus eugenii isolate mMacEug1 chromosome 5, mMacEug1.pri_v2, whole genome shotgun sequence, one region contains:
- the LOC140508998 gene encoding olfactory receptor 8G50-like, which produces MVTMIGNLGMIILIGLSSHLHTPMYYFLSCLSFIDLCHSTVITPKMLVNFVSEKNIISYRECMTQLYFFLIFIIAECHMLAVMAYDRYVAICSPLLYNVIMSYQLCSWLVGGVGTLAVVGATVHTGCMLRVYFCKYNIISNFFCDLLPLFKLSCSSTYINEVLLLVFTSFNLFVPTLIILSSYIFILVSIVRIQSTAGRSKAFSTCSSHIMAVSLFFGSTAFMYLQPSTNSMDQRKVSSVFYAIVIPMLNPLIYSLRNKDVKIALKKIPEKSVFL; this is translated from the coding sequence ATGGTCACCATGATAGGGAACCTGGGAATGATCATCTTAATTGGGCTCAGTTCCCACCTTCACACACCCATGTACTATTTCCTCAGTTGTCTATCCTTCATTGACCTCTGTCATTCCACTGTCATCACCCCCAAAATGCTTGTGAATTTTGTATCAGAGAAGAATATCATCTCTTACCGTGAGTGCATGACTCAActctatttcttcctcatttttataattGCGGAATGTCATATGTTGGCAGTGATGGCATATGACCGCTATGTTGCCATATGTAGTCCTCTATTATATAATGTCATCATGTCTTATCAGTTGTGCTCCTGGTTGGTGGGTGGGGTGGGTACATTGGCTGTGGTTGGTGCCACAGTTCACACAGGCTGCATGCTTAGagtatatttttgcaaatataatATTATCAGTAATTTCTTTTGTGATCTTCTTCCCCTCTTTAAGCTCTCCTGCTCCAGCACTTACATCAATGAAGTATTGCTTCTGGTTTTTACTTCATTTAACCTGTTTGTACCAACCCTAATTATTCTTAGTTCTTATATTTTCATCCTTGTAAGCATTGTTCGCATCCAATCCACTGCAGGCAGGTCTAAAGCCTTCAGCACTTGCAGCTCCCATATCATGGCTGTTTCCCTATTCTTTGGCTCAACAGCATTCATGTATCTGCAGCCTTCTACCAACTCCATGGACCAGAGGAAAGTGTCCTCTGTGTTTTATGCCATAGTGATCCCCATGCTGAACCCTCTGATCTACAGCCTCAGAAATAAAGATGTCAAGATTGCGCTGAAGAAAATTCCAGAGAAAAGTGTATTCTTATGA
- the LOC140508999 gene encoding olfactory receptor 8G1-like isoform X2, producing MSKGNQSAVTEFLLAGLTNRPELQLPLFFLFLGIYLVTVVGNLGMVILIALSSHLHTPMYYFLSCLSFIDLCHSTVITPKMLVNFIGEENIISYPECMTQLHFFLIFVIADCYMLAVMAYDRYVAICSPLLYKVIMSSEICLGLVSVVSIMGLLGATAHTGCMLRVFFCKKNVINHYFCDLLPLLKLSCSSTYINEAMILFFGSLNIFVPVATIISSYVFIIASILRIQSTEGRSKAFSTCSSHIMAVSLFYGSTAFMYLQPSSVSSMDQGKVSSVFYTIVIPMLNPLIYSLRNKDVKVALKKIIKRNKFW from the exons atgtctAA GGGAAATCAATCTGCAGTGACAGAATTTCTTCTTGCAGGGCTGACAAATCGGCCAGAGCTCcagcttcctctctttttcctctttctgggcATTTATTTGGTTACTGTGGTGGGGAACCTGGGTATGGTAATATTGATTGCTCTCAGTTCTCACCTTCATACTCCCATGTATTATTTCCTTAGCTGTCTATCCTTTATTGATCTCTGTCACTCAACTGTCATCACTCCCAAAATGCTAGTAAATTTTATTGGAGAAGAAAACATTATCTCTTACCCTGAATGCATGACTCAGctccatttcttccttatttttgtaATTGCTGACTGTTACATGCTGGCTGTGATGGCATATGATCGTTATGTTGCTATCTGTAGCCCCCTACTCTATAAGGTCATCATGTCCTCAGAGATCTGCTTAGGGCTAGTAAGTGTGGTATCTATAATGGGCTTACTTGGTGCCACAGCTCACACAGGCTGCATGCTAAGAGTGTTCTTTTGCAAGAAAAATGTCATCaatcattatttctgtgatcttCTTCCCCTTTTGAAACTATCCTGCTCTAGTACTTACATCAATGAAGCTATGATTCTATTCTTtggttcattaaatatttttgtccctGTAGCAACCATAATTAGCTCTTATGTATTCATTATTGCCAGCATCCTCCGTATCCAGTCCACTGAGGGAAGGTCCAAAGCCTTCAGCACTTGCAGCTCCCATATCATGGCTGTTTCTCTCTTCTATGGTTCTACAGCATTTATGTACCTGCAACCCTCTTCTGTCAGTTCTATGGACCAGGGGAAGGTGTCATCTGTGTTTTACACCATAGTGATACCCATGCTGAACCCTTTGATCTATAGCCTAAGGAACAAGGATGTCAAAGTTGCcctgaagaaaattataaagagaaATAAGTTCTGGTGA
- the LOC140508999 gene encoding olfactory receptor 8G1-like isoform X1 produces MFMGNQSAVTEFLLAGLTNRPELQLPLFFLFLGIYLVTVVGNLGMVILIALSSHLHTPMYYFLSCLSFIDLCHSTVITPKMLVNFIGEENIISYPECMTQLHFFLIFVIADCYMLAVMAYDRYVAICSPLLYKVIMSSEICLGLVSVVSIMGLLGATAHTGCMLRVFFCKKNVINHYFCDLLPLLKLSCSSTYINEAMILFFGSLNIFVPVATIISSYVFIIASILRIQSTEGRSKAFSTCSSHIMAVSLFYGSTAFMYLQPSSVSSMDQGKVSSVFYTIVIPMLNPLIYSLRNKDVKVALKKIIKRNKFW; encoded by the coding sequence ATGTTCATGGGAAATCAATCTGCAGTGACAGAATTTCTTCTTGCAGGGCTGACAAATCGGCCAGAGCTCcagcttcctctctttttcctctttctgggcATTTATTTGGTTACTGTGGTGGGGAACCTGGGTATGGTAATATTGATTGCTCTCAGTTCTCACCTTCATACTCCCATGTATTATTTCCTTAGCTGTCTATCCTTTATTGATCTCTGTCACTCAACTGTCATCACTCCCAAAATGCTAGTAAATTTTATTGGAGAAGAAAACATTATCTCTTACCCTGAATGCATGACTCAGctccatttcttccttatttttgtaATTGCTGACTGTTACATGCTGGCTGTGATGGCATATGATCGTTATGTTGCTATCTGTAGCCCCCTACTCTATAAGGTCATCATGTCCTCAGAGATCTGCTTAGGGCTAGTAAGTGTGGTATCTATAATGGGCTTACTTGGTGCCACAGCTCACACAGGCTGCATGCTAAGAGTGTTCTTTTGCAAGAAAAATGTCATCaatcattatttctgtgatcttCTTCCCCTTTTGAAACTATCCTGCTCTAGTACTTACATCAATGAAGCTATGATTCTATTCTTtggttcattaaatatttttgtccctGTAGCAACCATAATTAGCTCTTATGTATTCATTATTGCCAGCATCCTCCGTATCCAGTCCACTGAGGGAAGGTCCAAAGCCTTCAGCACTTGCAGCTCCCATATCATGGCTGTTTCTCTCTTCTATGGTTCTACAGCATTTATGTACCTGCAACCCTCTTCTGTCAGTTCTATGGACCAGGGGAAGGTGTCATCTGTGTTTTACACCATAGTGATACCCATGCTGAACCCTTTGATCTATAGCCTAAGGAACAAGGATGTCAAAGTTGCcctgaagaaaattataaagagaaATAAGTTCTGGTGA
- the LOC140508999 gene encoding olfactory receptor 8G5-like isoform X3, with product MVILIALSSHLHTPMYYFLSCLSFIDLCHSTVITPKMLVNFIGEENIISYPECMTQLHFFLIFVIADCYMLAVMAYDRYVAICSPLLYKVIMSSEICLGLVSVVSIMGLLGATAHTGCMLRVFFCKKNVINHYFCDLLPLLKLSCSSTYINEAMILFFGSLNIFVPVATIISSYVFIIASILRIQSTEGRSKAFSTCSSHIMAVSLFYGSTAFMYLQPSSVSSMDQGKVSSVFYTIVIPMLNPLIYSLRNKDVKVALKKIIKRNKFW from the coding sequence ATGGTAATATTGATTGCTCTCAGTTCTCACCTTCATACTCCCATGTATTATTTCCTTAGCTGTCTATCCTTTATTGATCTCTGTCACTCAACTGTCATCACTCCCAAAATGCTAGTAAATTTTATTGGAGAAGAAAACATTATCTCTTACCCTGAATGCATGACTCAGctccatttcttccttatttttgtaATTGCTGACTGTTACATGCTGGCTGTGATGGCATATGATCGTTATGTTGCTATCTGTAGCCCCCTACTCTATAAGGTCATCATGTCCTCAGAGATCTGCTTAGGGCTAGTAAGTGTGGTATCTATAATGGGCTTACTTGGTGCCACAGCTCACACAGGCTGCATGCTAAGAGTGTTCTTTTGCAAGAAAAATGTCATCaatcattatttctgtgatcttCTTCCCCTTTTGAAACTATCCTGCTCTAGTACTTACATCAATGAAGCTATGATTCTATTCTTtggttcattaaatatttttgtccctGTAGCAACCATAATTAGCTCTTATGTATTCATTATTGCCAGCATCCTCCGTATCCAGTCCACTGAGGGAAGGTCCAAAGCCTTCAGCACTTGCAGCTCCCATATCATGGCTGTTTCTCTCTTCTATGGTTCTACAGCATTTATGTACCTGCAACCCTCTTCTGTCAGTTCTATGGACCAGGGGAAGGTGTCATCTGTGTTTTACACCATAGTGATACCCATGCTGAACCCTTTGATCTATAGCCTAAGGAACAAGGATGTCAAAGTTGCcctgaagaaaattataaagagaaATAAGTTCTGGTGA